Proteins co-encoded in one Bacillus kexueae genomic window:
- a CDS encoding D-serine ammonia-lyase gives MKIHGKGEKEWHTEYPILKNMMDTKEVCWINPHYASFEEAIQSKDLTKEDVKEASERLVRFAPYLAKVFPETAKQGGIIESPLVSIKGMKEELEKTYNVSIEGEFLLKCDSHLAVSGSIKARGGIYEVLKHAEDIAVKHGFLTYEDDYSILAEDRFKQLFSRYSIAVGSTGNLGLSIGIMSAQLGFNVYVHMSQDAKEWKKNLLRQKGVNVIEYASDYSFAVEEGRKQAERDPNMYFVDDENSKDLFFGYAVAAERLKKQLDEKGIVVSKESPLFVYLPCGVGGGPGGVAFGLKLIFEDNVHCFFAEPTESPCMLLGMMTGLHEKVSVFDFGIHNQTDADGLAVPRPSGFVGRTMEKLLSGIYTVKDQVLYRLLKQLADTEGIYLEPSALAGVYGPVTIRQSKSGEAYFAQHLTKQATHIAWATGGSMVPKEIMNEYYRKGEEG, from the coding sequence ATGAAGATTCACGGCAAGGGAGAAAAAGAGTGGCATACAGAATATCCAATTCTAAAAAACATGATGGATACGAAAGAAGTTTGTTGGATTAATCCCCACTATGCATCGTTTGAAGAAGCGATTCAATCGAAGGACCTAACTAAAGAAGATGTGAAAGAAGCTTCGGAAAGGCTTGTGCGCTTTGCGCCATATTTGGCGAAGGTGTTTCCGGAGACCGCCAAACAAGGGGGAATCATTGAATCTCCCCTCGTTTCAATAAAAGGGATGAAAGAAGAATTAGAAAAGACTTATAACGTTAGTATTGAGGGTGAATTCTTGCTGAAATGCGATAGTCATTTAGCTGTCTCAGGTTCAATAAAAGCACGTGGAGGAATTTACGAAGTATTGAAGCACGCTGAAGACATCGCTGTAAAGCATGGTTTTCTTACATATGAAGATGACTATTCCATTTTGGCGGAAGATCGGTTTAAACAGTTGTTTTCTCGCTACTCAATTGCGGTAGGATCGACAGGGAATTTGGGGCTTAGTATCGGTATCATGAGTGCACAGCTTGGCTTTAATGTATATGTTCATATGTCGCAAGATGCAAAAGAATGGAAGAAAAACTTGCTACGACAAAAAGGTGTCAACGTCATTGAATATGCATCGGACTATAGCTTTGCGGTGGAAGAAGGAAGGAAGCAGGCTGAACGTGATCCAAATATGTATTTTGTTGATGATGAAAATTCCAAGGATTTGTTCTTCGGGTATGCTGTAGCAGCTGAGCGATTAAAAAAGCAGTTGGATGAAAAAGGAATCGTTGTTAGTAAGGAAAGCCCTTTGTTTGTATACCTTCCGTGTGGAGTTGGAGGAGGTCCCGGTGGTGTAGCATTTGGCCTTAAGCTTATCTTCGAAGATAATGTTCACTGCTTTTTTGCTGAACCGACTGAGTCTCCGTGTATGCTCCTTGGTATGATGACAGGCCTTCATGAAAAAGTGTCTGTATTTGATTTCGGCATTCATAATCAAACCGATGCCGATGGCTTGGCTGTTCCTAGACCTTCAGGATTTGTTGGTCGTACCATGGAAAAGTTGCTAAGTGGCATTTATACGGTTAAAGATCAGGTCCTTTATCGTCTGTTAAAGCAATTAGCCGATACGGAGGGAATTTATTTAGAGCCATCTGCTCTAGCGGGTGTATACGGTCCTGTTACAATACGTCAATCTAAAAGCGGAGAGGCGTACTTCGCGCAACATCTAACAAAACAGGCAACGCATATTGCGTGGGCTACAGGAGGAAGTATGGTCCCGAAGGAAATAATGAATGAGTATTATCGAAAAGGAGAAGAGGGTTAA
- a CDS encoding DUF2268 domain-containing putative Zn-dependent protease (predicted Zn-dependent protease with a strongly conserved HExxH motif) — protein sequence MKRVYILFTLLCLTIIGCSHSSDRTLQDLTYSFQHPETGQPFQIIKAYQLFDDYISEVEKNPDKPLIDVYKETVIDPIYDACFKDAEYPFMGKDYLEEAPDRFTEIKIYIEQLENESIIEAIKDSLIKSSTILPYEIETTVCVFPTPGTPRMVNLGAGKIIIPYNQYITEELVKAGVAHEYHHSYWTAKYYQPNKYYSVLENLVFEGKAVMFERTVYPEIEFFHIENAYHQQYWDEVKDDLHKMDLNRSLEVLNGGGNLPPYYGYGEGYKMVKSFIEEHPHLSPVEWTSIEAKDIFEKGNYARHYE from the coding sequence ATGAAGAGAGTATATATTTTATTCACACTGTTATGTTTGACTATCATCGGATGTTCGCATTCTTCTGACCGGACACTTCAAGACCTTACTTATTCCTTTCAACATCCTGAAACAGGCCAACCCTTCCAGATCATTAAAGCTTATCAACTTTTCGATGACTACATAAGTGAAGTTGAAAAAAATCCAGATAAACCCCTTATAGATGTTTATAAAGAGACTGTTATCGATCCAATCTATGATGCTTGTTTTAAAGACGCAGAATATCCATTCATGGGAAAGGATTATTTAGAAGAGGCACCCGACCGCTTTACCGAAATTAAAATATACATTGAACAATTAGAAAATGAATCGATCATTGAAGCAATTAAAGACTCCTTAATCAAGTCTTCCACCATTTTGCCCTATGAAATTGAAACCACTGTTTGCGTCTTTCCAACTCCCGGTACTCCTCGAATGGTGAATTTAGGAGCTGGAAAAATAATCATTCCATACAACCAGTATATAACAGAAGAGTTAGTAAAAGCTGGTGTTGCTCACGAATACCATCATAGTTATTGGACAGCTAAATATTATCAGCCTAATAAATATTATTCAGTGCTCGAAAATCTTGTGTTTGAAGGCAAAGCGGTAATGTTTGAGAGAACTGTTTATCCAGAGATTGAGTTCTTTCACATAGAAAATGCTTATCATCAACAATACTGGGATGAAGTAAAAGACGATCTACATAAAATGGATTTAAATCGTTCACTCGAGGTATTAAACGGTGGAGGTAATCTACCACCTTACTACGGATATGGTGAAGGATATAAAATGGTGAAATCTTTTATTGAAGAACACCCCCATTTAAGTCCAGTGGAATGGACCTCAATCGAAGCGAAAGATATCTTTGAAAAAGGCAATTACGCGCGCCACTATGAATAA
- a CDS encoding NAD(P)/FAD-dependent oxidoreductase produces the protein MKHVVIVGAGILGASTAYLLSRKGQKVTIIDRKDPGQATDAAAGIVCPWLSQRRNKAWYRLVKGGARFYPTLIEQLKEDGEEETGYKRVGALALHNDEQKREKMLDRVLKRKEDAPEIGEVTLKSAEETHKSFPPLSEEFFSIHVSGAARVNGRALRDSLIRAAKKRGATFIQGDAKLLKEDYGNVCVKVGEERIEGDHVIITAGAWAKELFEPLQLDFLVSPQKAQIVHLHVQEEDTSEWPVVMPPNNQYMLAFEDGKIVVGATHEDDVGFDLRVTAGGLEEVITKALAVAPKLAESTVEETRVGFRPFTPGFLPVFGYVPTLRNCLVANGMGASGLTAGPYVGLQLAKMVLGEETDLDPNDYDVAQAFKSIE, from the coding sequence ATGAAGCATGTAGTTATTGTAGGAGCGGGGATTTTAGGCGCATCAACGGCCTATTTATTAAGTCGAAAAGGACAGAAAGTGACAATTATCGATCGAAAAGATCCGGGACAAGCAACGGATGCAGCCGCTGGAATTGTATGCCCATGGTTGTCACAAAGACGAAATAAAGCATGGTATCGTTTAGTGAAGGGAGGAGCACGCTTTTATCCGACATTAATTGAACAATTAAAAGAAGATGGAGAAGAAGAAACAGGGTATAAGCGTGTGGGGGCCCTCGCTTTACATAATGATGAACAAAAGCGAGAGAAAATGCTAGACCGTGTATTGAAAAGGAAAGAAGATGCTCCTGAAATTGGAGAAGTGACTTTAAAATCAGCGGAAGAGACGCATAAGTCGTTTCCTCCATTATCAGAAGAGTTCTTTTCTATTCATGTAAGCGGAGCGGCGCGGGTCAATGGTCGTGCCCTTCGAGATTCTTTAATTCGCGCAGCTAAAAAACGTGGAGCAACCTTTATTCAAGGCGATGCGAAACTGTTAAAGGAAGACTACGGGAATGTATGTGTAAAAGTTGGCGAAGAACGAATTGAAGGTGATCACGTCATTATCACAGCTGGTGCATGGGCAAAAGAATTGTTTGAACCACTCCAATTAGACTTCCTTGTATCTCCGCAAAAAGCGCAAATTGTCCATTTGCATGTACAGGAGGAAGATACGAGTGAGTGGCCCGTTGTCATGCCACCTAATAATCAGTACATGTTAGCGTTTGAAGACGGGAAGATTGTAGTAGGAGCAACCCATGAAGATGATGTAGGGTTTGACTTGCGTGTCACAGCTGGTGGTCTTGAAGAAGTCATTACAAAAGCGCTGGCCGTTGCCCCTAAATTGGCTGAAAGTACGGTCGAAGAAACTCGAGTTGGCTTCCGCCCATTTACCCCTGGATTTTTGCCGGTGTTCGGTTATGTTCCAACATTGAGAAACTGTCTTGTCGCAAATGGGATGGGAGCATCTGGGTTAACAGCGGGGCCATACGTTGGATTGCAGCTTGCGAAAATGGTTTTAGGGGAAGAAACGGATCTTGATCCGAATGATTATGACGTAGCACAGGCATTTAAAAGTATAGAATAA
- a CDS encoding alkyl/aryl-sulfatase, with the protein MSKDNVDFELTPFRKKATEKTKTINKAYYKKMDWDRLEIEKAWATKNVLKDVPFPVIKPNDSLLPVWNLKRYEFLEKEDIPNTVHPKLWEQGKLNLHAGLFQVTKNIFQVRGYDLANLSLVRGKTGWIVIDCLTSKETAEAALQLVHDYFGKQPISAVIFTHSHVDHYGGIEGVLASGASEDVKIYAPQGFLSAVLEENVTAGIAMSRRGFYMYGEVLPRDEKGQIDCGIGKYVSTGTVTLVQNAEEIAIPTGKDYVEKDIDGVIMQFQLTPDTEAPAEMNIYIPEEQSLCIAENCTATLHNIYTLRGAKVRDPVAWANYIQQAMDIFGEKLTSVFDVHNWPRHGRDYCLEYMSKQRDMYQYINDQTLRLINKGYTLEEVGRLVHFPKSIKEEWYNSSFYGTVNHNAKAVYQRYMGWYNGNPVDLNKLLPEDAAKKYVEFMGGEEEVIKKAKKSFKEGDYQWVAEVTKQVIFANPHNRKAKLLCADALEQLGYICESGPWRNEYLMGAQELRYGVIPIQRSVITTEVLNQMTLKQVLSIFSIRIDGIKAGEYNFQMNFIIPDRKEVATTEVKRGIFRVLSTDLKEASVTVTMNQSTLYELATTNNRPDSSSIHVEGDICNWQLFLWALDKIDPDFPIMTPKV; encoded by the coding sequence GTGAGTAAAGATAATGTTGATTTTGAGTTAACACCTTTTCGCAAAAAAGCAACCGAAAAAACGAAAACAATAAACAAAGCTTACTATAAGAAAATGGACTGGGATCGTTTAGAAATAGAAAAAGCTTGGGCAACCAAAAATGTATTGAAAGATGTTCCCTTTCCTGTCATAAAGCCAAATGATTCATTATTACCTGTTTGGAATTTAAAACGATACGAGTTTTTAGAGAAAGAGGATATTCCAAACACTGTTCATCCGAAACTATGGGAACAAGGGAAGTTAAATTTACATGCAGGATTATTTCAAGTTACCAAAAATATTTTTCAAGTGCGTGGATATGATTTAGCAAATTTGAGCTTAGTTCGAGGAAAAACTGGCTGGATTGTCATAGATTGTTTAACTTCAAAGGAAACGGCAGAAGCCGCACTTCAACTTGTTCATGATTACTTTGGAAAACAGCCAATTAGTGCGGTAATCTTCACCCACTCACATGTTGATCATTATGGAGGAATTGAAGGTGTGTTAGCAAGTGGTGCGTCAGAAGATGTAAAAATTTACGCTCCTCAAGGGTTCTTATCGGCTGTGTTAGAGGAAAATGTAACCGCAGGGATTGCAATGTCAAGGCGCGGTTTTTACATGTACGGAGAAGTGCTTCCGCGTGACGAAAAAGGGCAAATAGATTGCGGGATAGGGAAATATGTTTCCACGGGTACGGTAACACTTGTTCAAAATGCAGAAGAAATTGCGATACCAACTGGAAAAGATTATGTAGAAAAAGATATAGATGGAGTTATAATGCAATTTCAATTGACGCCTGATACAGAAGCACCGGCAGAAATGAATATTTATATACCGGAAGAACAATCCTTATGTATTGCTGAAAACTGTACGGCGACGCTTCATAATATTTACACGCTTCGAGGAGCAAAAGTTCGAGATCCTGTAGCGTGGGCAAATTATATTCAACAAGCGATGGACATTTTTGGAGAAAAGTTAACATCCGTCTTTGATGTGCATAACTGGCCTCGGCACGGTCGTGATTATTGCCTTGAGTATATGTCAAAGCAGCGTGATATGTACCAATACATTAATGACCAAACGCTGAGACTTATTAATAAAGGATACACTTTAGAAGAAGTTGGACGTCTTGTTCACTTTCCGAAAAGTATTAAGGAAGAATGGTATAACAGTTCGTTTTACGGTACGGTAAATCACAATGCAAAAGCGGTCTATCAAAGGTACATGGGATGGTATAACGGGAATCCAGTGGATTTAAACAAACTGTTACCTGAAGATGCAGCCAAAAAATATGTTGAGTTTATGGGGGGAGAAGAAGAAGTTATTAAGAAAGCAAAAAAGTCCTTTAAAGAAGGAGACTACCAATGGGTAGCGGAAGTGACGAAACAAGTAATATTTGCAAATCCTCATAACCGAAAAGCTAAGTTGCTTTGTGCGGATGCTTTAGAGCAATTAGGGTATATATGCGAATCGGGCCCGTGGCGTAATGAATATTTAATGGGAGCACAAGAGCTCCGATACGGAGTCATTCCAATTCAACGCTCTGTTATCACAACTGAAGTATTGAATCAAATGACGTTAAAACAAGTGTTATCCATTTTTAGTATTCGGATCGATGGAATTAAAGCTGGAGAGTATAACTTTCAAATGAACTTTATTATCCCAGATAGAAAAGAAGTGGCAACGACTGAAGTGAAACGAGGAATCTTTCGTGTACTATCAACCGATTTAAAAGAAGCTTCGGTTACCGTTACGATGAATCAATCCACTCTTTATGAGCTTGCCACTACGAATAATCGTCCGGATAGTTCTTCAATTCATGTAGAAGGTGACATATGTAATTGGCAATTGTTCTTATGGGCACTAGATAAAATTGATCCTGATTTTCCGATTATGACGCCGAAAGTTTAA
- a CDS encoding tetratricopeptide repeat protein, with translation MVNEMRLIDKTLYETFIAEGDSRHPIQILGELYVEHVQNDADLSSVRFVQGEVYYHFQDFESAIYKWRKVDNELKSWAIKNMADAYRQLGNLKEAEEAYASVSSNEKVLDIEIALQLFSLYVETNNREGAYEQIETALKLDPDYLGVTEMAKQFYEEQNDWKKAVSLAIHEAIRTESLEWFAVVRSYIEEERIEQFLPKSFYTLLICTYQVDRRYFHSLTSLLWAYYREKDSYIDWLHTLNDIFLNIEIELYDAWYDTSVQYERTFYELIEGAYSVNVLQSVMPNFLTNWLKVTTTSKALPAVSAVLAWNELFPNTLPSQTVEEAEQLIEKAGGDFIYREELMTLLKQIETWGERNQLKIGDKLKWLVQEMATSDAKHIVIGNMLGHSHSILSLVTNGQISYKEKTDLALIQYSDKETVHFITNQEMISNKEDEVTSPHFMDVHLSSSMLERLNCKLMELPKLHRNDLHSREYTDLLSLADGIVLCLQTDDLFQEGMQDALMTLKDFVEENVHFVLTVDVGKVFHSKEAARQQLEPIFPNSSILWAEGPISYEEQLFTFIQQAFKTTEPKEEGKRTSQLLKLMRQIASNLAYERVKLEKDLTSTIDHKNRLLERLNGFQLHLQDVESEQMMYVRNSYHQLIQNQKELMKKEIPQLLQQCKDLITEESDFRQLHSELNEAMNERIHTYLYNQYLPRFRGELEDWLFTMEQEFENIQHNFDEMSDTLNRQAGSQVLAFKCDQKVIEDWKRDIYRMTAKTYVEKENIMLRLNPSQIMLKSAGKLLGVIQKNKDLLVKQYRKYIEQERFSEVTSSIVQKFFVPFEVFERALEQDVDTFFTPPKENVQDFVQKMEAEVKEHRELLQYLSEHYEDFEDPHTLIKLKLRQWEWMKQPKRNVTPVSE, from the coding sequence ATGGTAAACGAAATGAGATTGATTGATAAAACGTTATATGAAACATTTATAGCGGAAGGGGATTCCCGTCACCCGATTCAGATACTCGGAGAGCTTTACGTAGAACACGTTCAAAATGACGCGGATTTGTCTTCCGTTCGTTTTGTTCAGGGAGAGGTTTATTACCATTTTCAAGACTTTGAATCTGCCATTTATAAATGGCGGAAGGTGGATAATGAGTTAAAATCATGGGCAATTAAAAATATGGCTGACGCTTACCGACAACTTGGTAATCTAAAGGAAGCGGAAGAAGCTTATGCTTCCGTATCTTCGAACGAGAAGGTACTAGATATTGAAATTGCCCTTCAATTATTCTCTTTATACGTCGAAACGAATAATCGAGAAGGTGCGTATGAACAGATAGAGACGGCACTTAAGTTAGATCCAGATTACTTAGGTGTGACGGAAATGGCTAAGCAATTTTATGAAGAGCAAAATGATTGGAAAAAAGCAGTATCACTTGCGATTCATGAAGCAATTCGGACTGAATCTCTTGAGTGGTTTGCGGTTGTACGGAGTTATATAGAAGAAGAGAGAATTGAACAGTTTTTACCGAAAAGCTTTTATACATTATTGATTTGTACGTATCAAGTAGATAGACGGTATTTTCATTCGTTGACGTCTTTGTTATGGGCGTATTATAGAGAGAAGGACTCGTATATCGATTGGTTACATACGCTAAATGATATATTTTTGAACATCGAGATAGAATTGTATGATGCATGGTATGATACATCTGTTCAATATGAGAGAACCTTTTATGAATTGATTGAAGGTGCGTATTCTGTAAACGTTCTACAATCGGTCATGCCGAACTTTTTGACGAATTGGCTTAAAGTGACAACGACTTCAAAGGCTTTACCGGCAGTGTCTGCAGTTTTAGCATGGAATGAGTTATTTCCTAACACTTTGCCATCACAAACGGTAGAGGAAGCGGAACAATTAATCGAAAAAGCTGGTGGTGACTTCATTTATCGTGAGGAATTGATGACACTACTGAAGCAAATAGAGACTTGGGGAGAACGCAATCAACTGAAAATTGGAGATAAGTTAAAATGGCTTGTTCAAGAAATGGCAACTTCCGATGCGAAACATATTGTGATAGGGAATATGCTCGGACATTCTCATTCCATTCTTTCTTTAGTAACAAATGGCCAAATTTCGTATAAAGAAAAAACCGATTTAGCTCTAATCCAATATTCTGATAAGGAAACGGTCCATTTCATTACCAATCAAGAAATGATTAGCAATAAAGAGGACGAAGTAACATCACCACATTTTATGGACGTGCATCTTTCATCTTCCATGTTAGAGCGATTGAACTGTAAACTGATGGAGCTACCTAAACTGCATCGAAACGATTTACATTCAAGGGAATATACGGATTTACTATCTTTGGCTGACGGAATTGTTCTCTGTCTTCAAACCGATGATTTATTTCAAGAGGGAATGCAAGATGCGCTTATGACGTTAAAAGATTTCGTTGAGGAAAACGTGCATTTTGTTTTGACAGTTGATGTCGGAAAGGTATTCCATTCGAAAGAAGCAGCACGTCAACAATTGGAACCAATTTTCCCGAATTCTTCAATTTTGTGGGCAGAGGGACCCATTTCTTATGAGGAACAACTTTTCACCTTCATACAACAAGCTTTTAAAACGACAGAGCCAAAGGAAGAAGGAAAACGAACGTCCCAACTGTTGAAACTTATGCGCCAAATTGCTTCGAATCTCGCGTATGAACGAGTTAAATTGGAGAAAGATTTAACATCAACAATTGACCATAAAAATCGACTCCTTGAGCGGTTAAACGGTTTCCAATTACATCTTCAAGATGTAGAAAGTGAGCAGATGATGTATGTGCGAAACTCTTATCATCAGCTTATCCAAAACCAAAAGGAATTGATGAAGAAGGAGATTCCTCAACTTCTTCAACAATGTAAAGACTTGATTACAGAAGAAAGTGATTTCCGTCAGCTTCATTCAGAGTTAAATGAAGCGATGAATGAACGTATTCATACGTATCTGTATAATCAATACCTTCCGCGCTTCCGTGGGGAATTAGAAGATTGGCTATTTACAATGGAACAAGAGTTTGAAAATATTCAACATAATTTTGATGAAATGAGCGACACGCTCAATCGACAGGCTGGTAGTCAGGTGCTAGCATTCAAGTGTGATCAAAAAGTGATAGAAGACTGGAAGCGTGACATTTATCGGATGACAGCAAAAACATACGTAGAGAAAGAAAATATTATGCTTCGTCTAAACCCTTCACAGATCATGTTGAAAAGTGCAGGGAAACTACTTGGCGTGATACAGAAAAATAAAGATCTTTTAGTGAAACAATACCGGAAGTATATTGAACAAGAGCGTTTCTCAGAAGTAACATCATCCATTGTACAAAAATTTTTCGTGCCGTTTGAAGTGTTTGAACGGGCATTGGAGCAAGATGTTGACACATTCTTTACACCTCCAAAAGAAAATGTTCAAGATTTCGTTCAGAAAATGGAAGCGGAAGTTAAAGAACATCGTGAACTCTTACAATATTTATCTGAACACTATGAGGACTTTGAAGATCCTCATACCTTAATCAAATTGAAGTTGCGTCAGTGGGAATGGATGAAGCAACCGAAGAGAAATGTGACGCCAGTATCTGAATAA
- a CDS encoding 5-formyltetrahydrofolate cyclo-ligase gives MKKKDEIRSEVWETLTKEKLGRFPFPLINRIPNFKGAEQAAHLVTTLKEYKEAKTVKVNPDAPQLPLRAQVLVDGKTLLIPTPRLRAGFVMIKPEWVPKGEERKAASIKHMTTYGKEISLTELPTIDLFVAGSVAVTKDGKRIGKGEGYSDREYAILRELGQPPMPVISTVHSVQFVEEDVPKDQYDLICDWVITEKGCFKTNSPYEQPNGILWDVVSEEEFNEMPILKELFELKKSKG, from the coding sequence TTGAAGAAGAAAGACGAAATTAGAAGCGAAGTGTGGGAGACGTTGACAAAGGAGAAATTGGGGAGATTCCCGTTTCCGTTAATTAATCGTATCCCCAACTTTAAAGGAGCAGAACAAGCAGCTCATCTAGTCACGACATTGAAAGAATATAAGGAAGCAAAAACGGTAAAAGTGAACCCGGATGCTCCGCAACTTCCTTTACGAGCGCAAGTGTTAGTGGACGGCAAAACATTGCTCATACCAACTCCACGTCTTAGAGCTGGGTTTGTCATGATAAAGCCGGAATGGGTTCCAAAAGGTGAAGAGAGGAAAGCTGCAAGTATTAAGCATATGACGACATATGGAAAGGAAATCTCACTTACAGAGCTCCCGACTATTGATTTGTTTGTTGCAGGTTCAGTGGCAGTAACGAAGGATGGAAAGAGGATTGGGAAGGGTGAAGGCTATTCCGATCGTGAATATGCCATTTTAAGAGAGCTTGGACAGCCTCCCATGCCCGTTATTTCGACAGTTCATTCCGTGCAATTCGTGGAGGAAGATGTTCCGAAAGATCAGTACGACTTAATATGTGATTGGGTCATTACAGAAAAAGGATGCTTTAAAACAAATTCTCCATATGAACAACCGAATGGGATCTTATGGGATGTCGTATCAGAGGAAGAGTTTAACGAAATGCCAATCTTAAAAGAATTATTTGAATTGAAGAAATCTAAAGGGTGA
- a CDS encoding HD-GYP domain-containing protein: MSTAAQQKGTVETWFILIVDKVVDQGLRTALTNLLFENKYITILHTGCYEKAIELVESNDVATVFLNPVKDEQPSGLSYIHSFRERSKHFATRVILLVDDETKVPEEAVMEKYDLHAYIHKTKWDVSSLKSTVRSSLRAYRDIRKVMEMNVDLQNTQKEVVYTLGEIVETRSRETGNHVKRVAEYSKLLAILAGLSHQEAELVRLASAMHDVGKVAIPDDILHKPGRYTKEEFDVMKRHSKIGHDMLKQAKGQIFRVASMIALQHHEKYDGSGYPFGLKADEIHIYSRITAIADVFDALGSDRVYKKAWSLEEIIEHFRKERGKHFDPHLTDVFLKNLDSFLKIQSRYKESLLELKKASLVDY; this comes from the coding sequence GTGAGTACTGCAGCACAACAGAAGGGAACCGTTGAGACGTGGTTCATCTTAATTGTTGATAAGGTAGTCGATCAAGGGTTGAGAACGGCATTAACGAACTTACTATTCGAAAACAAATATATAACAATTCTTCATACGGGATGCTATGAAAAAGCTATTGAACTGGTTGAAAGTAACGATGTAGCAACAGTATTTTTAAACCCGGTAAAAGATGAACAGCCTTCAGGTTTGTCCTATATTCATTCGTTTCGTGAAAGATCTAAACATTTTGCAACACGGGTTATTCTATTAGTTGATGACGAGACGAAGGTTCCGGAAGAAGCTGTAATGGAAAAATATGATTTGCATGCTTATATACATAAAACCAAATGGGATGTTTCAAGTCTTAAATCAACGGTTAGATCTTCTCTGCGTGCCTATCGCGATATTCGAAAGGTAATGGAAATGAATGTTGACTTGCAGAATACGCAAAAAGAAGTCGTCTATACTTTAGGGGAAATCGTAGAGACGCGATCTCGTGAAACAGGTAATCATGTTAAACGAGTGGCAGAATATTCGAAGTTACTAGCAATACTTGCTGGACTTTCCCACCAAGAAGCCGAGCTCGTACGCCTTGCTTCCGCCATGCACGATGTAGGAAAAGTGGCTATTCCGGATGATATATTACATAAGCCTGGACGGTATACAAAAGAAGAATTCGATGTGATGAAACGTCATTCCAAAATTGGGCATGATATGTTAAAGCAAGCAAAGGGCCAGATTTTTCGTGTGGCGTCTATGATAGCTCTACAGCATCACGAAAAGTATGATGGAAGTGGCTATCCATTTGGGCTGAAGGCAGATGAAATTCATATTTACTCTCGTATCACTGCCATTGCAGATGTGTTTGATGCGCTCGGAAGCGACCGGGTTTATAAAAAAGCGTGGTCTCTGGAAGAAATTATAGAACATTTTCGAAAGGAGAGGGGAAAGCATTTTGACCCTCATCTAACAGACGTCTTCTTGAAAAATTTAGATTCATTTTTAAAAATTCAATCACGATATAAGGAATCGTTGCTGGAGTTAAAAAAAGCGAGTTTAGTAGATTATTAG